A region from the Mycolicibacterium litorale genome encodes:
- a CDS encoding amidohydrolase family protein gives MSETYLIDRATVLTMDGATGATPVERSIRVHDGEIVAVAGALDPQPDDVVLSGRDRLVVPGYVNAHTHSWEALFRARLDNLPLEHWMLLSYPVLGLAPLSPDLIRLRSQLVAIESLRNGVTTLVDDVLEIPGQTEDQLAAVFEAYRDSGIRANISGHVMDRPFADHFPFLADALDADLRRQLDAVTVVRGDEYLDYARGSAQRYADYAGGRLRFMLGPSAPQRCSPDLLAGIDEIAATYDLEFHIHVLETRTQAVTGAEFYGKTMVEYLDALGVLNERVTMAHGIWVTDSDVEVLADRRASVSHNPISNLKLGSGIAPWRKYLDAGVNLGIGTDGMSSSDTARMSEAVKAAALLHKVTGPDYRQWPTAQEVLTAGTLGGARSARLGDTVGSVEVGKRADLVFYDMNSLAFTPRNKPELHLVYSENGSSIDTVMVDGRIVVRDGRVTSVDERAVLDELQARGPELRRWQDELETLNRALLPAFDRQYASVMARQVAVDRYSGRGECWLN, from the coding sequence ATGAGCGAGACCTATCTGATCGACCGGGCCACCGTCCTGACCATGGACGGGGCCACCGGTGCCACCCCGGTCGAGCGGTCGATCCGGGTGCACGACGGCGAGATCGTCGCCGTCGCAGGCGCTCTCGACCCCCAACCCGACGACGTGGTGCTGAGCGGTCGGGACCGTCTGGTGGTGCCCGGCTACGTCAACGCCCACACCCACTCGTGGGAGGCGCTGTTCCGGGCGCGACTGGACAACCTGCCGCTCGAACACTGGATGCTGCTGTCGTATCCGGTTCTCGGCCTGGCGCCGCTGTCACCCGACCTCATCCGGTTGCGGTCCCAGCTGGTGGCGATCGAATCGCTGCGCAACGGTGTCACCACGCTCGTCGACGACGTGCTCGAGATCCCCGGCCAGACCGAGGATCAACTCGCCGCGGTGTTCGAGGCCTACCGCGACAGCGGTATTCGCGCCAACATCTCCGGCCATGTGATGGACCGGCCGTTCGCCGATCACTTCCCGTTCCTCGCCGACGCGCTCGATGCCGACCTGCGCCGACAGCTCGACGCGGTGACCGTCGTCCGCGGTGACGAATACCTCGACTACGCGCGCGGATCGGCGCAACGGTACGCCGACTACGCCGGCGGCCGATTGCGGTTCATGTTGGGTCCCTCGGCGCCGCAGCGCTGTTCGCCCGACCTGTTGGCCGGGATCGACGAGATCGCCGCGACGTACGATCTGGAGTTCCACATCCACGTCCTCGAGACCAGGACCCAGGCGGTGACGGGTGCGGAGTTCTACGGCAAGACGATGGTCGAGTACCTCGACGCGTTGGGTGTGCTCAACGAACGCGTGACGATGGCGCACGGCATCTGGGTCACCGACTCCGACGTGGAGGTGCTCGCCGACCGGCGGGCCTCGGTGTCGCACAACCCGATCTCGAACCTCAAGCTCGGCTCCGGCATCGCGCCGTGGCGCAAGTACCTCGACGCCGGAGTGAACCTCGGCATCGGCACCGACGGGATGTCGAGCAGCGACACCGCGCGGATGTCCGAGGCGGTCAAGGCGGCGGCGCTGCTGCACAAGGTCACCGGACCCGACTACCGGCAGTGGCCGACGGCGCAGGAGGTGCTGACCGCGGGCACGCTCGGCGGCGCGCGCTCGGCGCGGCTGGGTGACACGGTCGGCAGCGTGGAAGTGGGTAAGCGAGCGGATCTGGTGTTCTACGACATGAATTCGCTGGCGTTCACCCCGCGTAACAAACCGGAACTGCACCTCGTCTACTCCGAGAACGGGTCGTCGATCGACACGGTGATGGTCGACGGGCGGATCGTGGTGCGAGACGGCCGTGTGACGTCCGTCGACGAACGCGCCGTGCTCGACGAACTGCAGGCCCGCGGACCCGAACTGCGCCGGTGGCAGGACGAACTGGAGACGCTCAACCGCGCGCTGCTCCCCGCCTTCGACCGGCAGTACGCGTCTGTCATGGCGCGCCAGGTCGCGGTCGACCGGTACAGCGGCCGGGGGG